Proteins encoded by one window of Panicum virgatum strain AP13 chromosome 7N, P.virgatum_v5, whole genome shotgun sequence:
- the LOC120682114 gene encoding 2,3-dimethylmalate lyase-like isoform X1 — MAARCPYFAAEESARGIRPGESPAAALRRILATPGAHQAPCCFDALGARLVERAGFPIGFMGGFCVSAARLGLPDVGLISYGEMVDQGRLINEAVSIPVIGDGDNGYGNSMNIKRTIKGYINAGFAGIMLEDQVAPKACGHTEGRKVISREEAIMHIKAAVDARKESGSDIVIVARSDSRQAISLDEALWRVKAFADAGADVLFIDALASVEEMKAFCAVAPEVPKMANMLEGGGKTPILSPAELEKIGFSLVVYPLSLVGVSMRAMQDALIAIKDGSVPSPSVLPSFQEIKDTLGFNRHYKEEKQYQLDK; from the exons ATGGCCGCGCGCTGCCCCTACTTCGCCGCCGAGGAGTCCGCCCGCGGCATCCGCCCGGGGGAGTCCCCGGCCGCGGCGCTCCGCCGGATCCTCGCCACGCCCGGCGCGCACCAGGCGCCCTGCTGCTTCGACGCGCTCGGCGCGCGCCTCGTCGAGCGCGCGGGGTTCCCCATCGGCTTCATGGGCG GTTTCTGTGTTTCTGCAGCACGGCTTGGCTTGCCTGATGTTGGCCTCATCTCCTATGGAGAAATGGTAGACCAAGGGCGTCTAATCAATGAAGCTGTGTCGATCCCAGTGATTGGTGACGGAGACAATGGCTATGGAAACTCTATGAACATCAAGAGAACCATCAAAGGATATATTAATGCTGGTTTTGCTGGAATCATGCTTGAAGACCAG GTGGCACCTAAAGCATGCGGACATACTGAAGGAAGGAAAGTCATCTCAAGGGAGGAAGCCATCATGCACATAAAAGCTGCTGTTGATGCTAGGAAGGAGAGTGGCTCTGACATTGTTATTGTGGCAAGATCAGATTCCCGTCAAGCCATTTCTCTTGATGAAGCATTATGGAGAGTAAAAGCTTTTGCTGATGCCGGCGCTGATGTTCTGTTTATTGATGCCCTTGCTTCAGTGGAAGAGATGAAGGCATTTTGCGCAGTTGCACCAGAAGTTCCAAAGATG GCAAACATGTTAGAAGGTGGTGGTAAAACTCCAATATTGAGCCCTGCAGAACTTGAGAAAATTGGCTTCAGCCTTGTGGTCTATCCTTTATCCTTAGTAGGCGTGTCAATGCGTGCAATGCAG gatgctttaattgcaataaaaGATGGCAGTGTACCTTCCCCTAGCGTGTTGCCATCTTTTCAGGAGATCAAGGATACTCTAGGGTTCAACCGCCACTACAAAGAAGAGAAACAATACCAATTG GACAAGTGA
- the LOC120682114 gene encoding 2,3-dimethylmalate lyase-like isoform X2, with the protein MISPSQEDVNHIGFCVSAARLGLPDVGLISYGEMVDQGRLINEAVSIPVIGDGDNGYGNSMNIKRTIKGYINAGFAGIMLEDQVAPKACGHTEGRKVISREEAIMHIKAAVDARKESGSDIVIVARSDSRQAISLDEALWRVKAFADAGADVLFIDALASVEEMKAFCAVAPEVPKMANMLEGGGKTPILSPAELEKIGFSLVVYPLSLVGVSMRAMQDALIAIKDGSVPSPSVLPSFQEIKDTLGFNRHYKEEKQYQLDK; encoded by the exons ATGATAAGTCCATCTCAAGAAGATGTGAATCACATAG GTTTCTGTGTTTCTGCAGCACGGCTTGGCTTGCCTGATGTTGGCCTCATCTCCTATGGAGAAATGGTAGACCAAGGGCGTCTAATCAATGAAGCTGTGTCGATCCCAGTGATTGGTGACGGAGACAATGGCTATGGAAACTCTATGAACATCAAGAGAACCATCAAAGGATATATTAATGCTGGTTTTGCTGGAATCATGCTTGAAGACCAG GTGGCACCTAAAGCATGCGGACATACTGAAGGAAGGAAAGTCATCTCAAGGGAGGAAGCCATCATGCACATAAAAGCTGCTGTTGATGCTAGGAAGGAGAGTGGCTCTGACATTGTTATTGTGGCAAGATCAGATTCCCGTCAAGCCATTTCTCTTGATGAAGCATTATGGAGAGTAAAAGCTTTTGCTGATGCCGGCGCTGATGTTCTGTTTATTGATGCCCTTGCTTCAGTGGAAGAGATGAAGGCATTTTGCGCAGTTGCACCAGAAGTTCCAAAGATG GCAAACATGTTAGAAGGTGGTGGTAAAACTCCAATATTGAGCCCTGCAGAACTTGAGAAAATTGGCTTCAGCCTTGTGGTCTATCCTTTATCCTTAGTAGGCGTGTCAATGCGTGCAATGCAG gatgctttaattgcaataaaaGATGGCAGTGTACCTTCCCCTAGCGTGTTGCCATCTTTTCAGGAGATCAAGGATACTCTAGGGTTCAACCGCCACTACAAAGAAGAGAAACAATACCAATTG GACAAGTGA